Proteins from a genomic interval of Xanthomonas sp. AM6:
- a CDS encoding LytTR family DNA-binding domain-containing protein, producing the protein MKVVIADDEPLARERLRALLAEHAGIEVVAEAGNGLEALHACAELHPDLVLLDIAMPGVDGLETARHLASFEPRPAVVFCTAYDAHALSAFEAAAIDYLMKPVRAERLAAALERASTFMAGRRGSVGAAPSERRRTHLCARLRGSLRLIPVDDIHYLQAEEKYVVVHHARGEDLIEESLKSLEEEFAERFVRIHRNCLVARHELVELRRLGEGQVHAVLRHGKQPLEVSRRCVAQLRQGIRHL; encoded by the coding sequence GTGAAGGTGGTGATCGCCGACGACGAACCCTTGGCGCGCGAGCGCCTGCGCGCGCTGCTGGCCGAGCACGCCGGCATCGAGGTGGTGGCCGAGGCCGGCAACGGCCTGGAAGCGCTGCACGCCTGCGCCGAACTGCATCCGGACCTGGTGCTGCTGGACATCGCCATGCCCGGCGTCGACGGGCTGGAGACCGCGCGCCACCTGGCCAGCTTCGAGCCGCGCCCGGCGGTGGTGTTCTGCACCGCCTACGACGCGCACGCGCTGTCCGCGTTCGAGGCCGCGGCGATCGACTACCTGATGAAGCCGGTGCGCGCCGAACGGCTGGCGGCGGCGCTGGAGCGCGCCAGCACCTTCATGGCCGGGCGCCGCGGCAGCGTCGGCGCCGCGCCGTCGGAACGGCGCCGCACCCACCTGTGCGCGCGCCTGCGCGGCAGCCTGCGGCTGATCCCGGTCGACGACATCCACTACCTGCAGGCCGAGGAAAAGTACGTGGTGGTGCACCACGCGCGCGGCGAGGACCTGATCGAGGAATCGCTGAAGTCGCTGGAAGAGGAATTCGCCGAGCGCTTCGTGCGCATCCACCGCAATTGCCTGGTCGCGCGCCACGAGCTGGTCGAGCTGCGGCGCCTGGGCGAGGGCCAGGTGCACGCGGTGCTGCGCCATGGCAAGCAGCCGCTGGAGGTGAGCCGGCGTTGCGTGGCGCAGTTGCGGCAGGGGATCCGGCATCTTTGA
- the hemC gene encoding hydroxymethylbilane synthase: MKILRIATRKSPLALWQSEHVAACLRQAHPQLEVVLVPMSTRGDEVLDRSLAAIGGKGLFLKELELAMLRGEADCAVHSLKDVPMELDPPFVLPAILARADPADALVSNLYASLDALPLGARVGTSSLRRQAQLRARRPDLQLQDLRGNINTRLAKLDNGGYDAIVLACAGLQRLGLEARITQRLQPPDWLPAPAQGAIAVECRGDAAAALDLFAALDDAPTRTCVEAERAMNRALHGSCHVPVAAFAQWRGEDLLLQGLVGGADDGRLVRADAQRPARDPEALGQAVAEALLGAGARELLDAAAPA; this comes from the coding sequence ATGAAGATCCTGCGCATCGCTACCCGCAAGAGCCCGCTCGCCCTGTGGCAGAGCGAACACGTCGCCGCGTGCCTGCGCCAGGCGCATCCGCAGCTGGAGGTGGTGCTGGTGCCGATGAGCACCCGCGGCGACGAGGTGCTGGACCGCTCGCTGGCGGCGATCGGCGGCAAGGGCCTGTTCCTGAAGGAGCTGGAGCTGGCGATGCTGCGCGGCGAGGCCGATTGCGCGGTGCATTCGCTCAAGGACGTGCCGATGGAACTGGATCCGCCGTTCGTGCTGCCGGCGATCCTGGCGCGTGCCGACCCGGCCGATGCGCTGGTCTCCAACCTGTACGCGTCGCTGGACGCATTGCCGCTGGGCGCGCGCGTGGGCACCTCGTCGCTGCGCCGGCAGGCGCAGCTGCGCGCGCGGCGCCCGGACCTGCAGTTGCAGGACCTGCGCGGCAACATCAACACGCGCCTGGCCAAGCTCGACAACGGCGGCTACGACGCGATCGTGCTGGCCTGCGCCGGCCTGCAGCGGCTGGGCCTGGAGGCGCGCATCACCCAGCGCCTGCAGCCGCCGGACTGGCTGCCGGCGCCGGCGCAGGGCGCCATCGCGGTGGAATGCCGCGGCGACGCCGCGGCCGCGCTGGACCTGTTCGCCGCGCTCGACGATGCGCCCACCCGGACCTGCGTGGAAGCCGAGCGGGCGATGAACCGCGCGCTGCATGGCAGCTGCCATGTGCCGGTGGCCGCGTTCGCGCAATGGCGCGGCGAGGACCTGCTGCTGCAAGGCCTGGTCGGCGGGGCCGACGACGGGCGCCTGGTGCGCGCCGACGCGCAACGCCCGGCACGCGATCCGGAAGCGCTCGGCCAGGCCGTCGCCGAAGCCCTGCTCGGCGCCGGCGCCCGCGAATTGCTGGACGCCGCCGCCCCGGCCTGA
- a CDS encoding DUF481 domain-containing protein: protein MPRRATLVTALASLLLCTASAWAADASSPPAPGSSPWSGSGELGFASSRGNSSNESFNGRLKGQYLDGDWIHSIDLFALRASAEYTNTNDDGSTERVRQTTSNRYTGSAGSALQLGEHRQLTASLRYERDDFATYDRLATIGIGYGTRIMDGERKSLDVQIGPGVRRAHDVEEDRTETGLIGRGLLDFKYGLTANTELANTLLVESGSYNTFAQNDLGISVSMNSRLALKAGWQARHNSDVSDDKKKTDTLTTMNVVYKFL from the coding sequence ATGCCCCGCCGCGCCACCCTCGTCACCGCCCTCGCCTCGCTGCTGCTGTGCACCGCCTCGGCCTGGGCCGCCGATGCGTCCTCCCCGCCGGCACCCGGCAGCTCACCGTGGAGCGGCTCCGGCGAACTGGGCTTCGCGTCCTCGCGCGGCAACAGTTCCAACGAGAGCTTCAACGGCCGGCTCAAGGGCCAGTACCTGGACGGCGACTGGATCCACAGCATCGACCTGTTCGCGCTGCGCGCCAGCGCCGAGTACACCAACACCAACGACGACGGCAGCACCGAGCGCGTGCGCCAGACCACCTCCAACCGCTACACCGGCAGCGCCGGCAGCGCGCTGCAGCTGGGCGAACACCGCCAGCTGACCGCCTCGCTGCGCTACGAGCGCGACGATTTCGCCACCTACGACCGCCTGGCCACGATCGGCATCGGCTACGGCACGCGGATCATGGACGGCGAGCGCAAGAGCCTGGACGTGCAGATCGGCCCCGGCGTGCGCCGCGCCCACGACGTGGAAGAGGACCGCACCGAGACCGGGCTGATCGGCCGCGGCCTGCTCGACTTCAAGTACGGCCTGACCGCCAACACCGAGCTGGCCAATACCCTGCTGGTCGAATCGGGCTCGTACAACACCTTCGCGCAGAACGACCTGGGCATCTCGGTCAGCATGAACTCGCGGCTGGCGCTGAAGGCCGGCTGGCAGGCGCGCCACAACAGCGACGTCAGCGACGACAAGAAGAAGACCGATACGCTGACGACGATGAACGTGGTCTACAAGTTCCTGTGA
- a CDS encoding YafY family protein has product MDRYERINALHRLLKSARYPVTVARLQDELGCSRATVYRDLAFLRDALMAPVEGDGEAGFRYESGESDRFELPGLWLSSEELHALLASQQLLARTGGGVLSSVLAPLQQRIESLLAAQAGATHWPVERVRVIPHRGRKLDEASFRTVASAVLERKRLSFDYRARSTDESTKRTVSPQRITHYRDNWYLDAWDHGRDAVRSFAVDRINHARLLDQPAQDVADEELDSQLAASYGIFSGAPKGWATIVFSPKAARWVADEHWHSKQQGRFLADGRYELKVPYSVSRELLMDVLHYGSDAEIVEPRSLREQAKALLSLALSNYSDD; this is encoded by the coding sequence ATGGACCGCTACGAACGCATCAACGCACTGCACCGGCTGCTCAAGTCCGCCCGCTACCCGGTGACGGTGGCGCGGCTGCAGGACGAACTGGGCTGCTCCCGCGCCACCGTGTACCGCGACCTGGCCTTCCTGCGCGATGCGCTGATGGCCCCGGTCGAGGGCGACGGCGAGGCCGGGTTCCGCTACGAGTCCGGGGAGAGCGACCGCTTCGAACTGCCGGGGCTGTGGCTCAGCTCCGAGGAGCTGCACGCGCTGCTGGCCTCGCAGCAGCTGCTGGCGCGCACCGGCGGCGGGGTGCTGTCCTCGGTGCTGGCGCCGCTGCAGCAGCGCATCGAGAGCCTGCTGGCGGCGCAGGCCGGGGCCACCCACTGGCCGGTGGAGCGGGTGCGGGTGATCCCGCACCGCGGCCGCAAGCTCGACGAGGCCAGCTTCCGCACCGTGGCCTCGGCGGTGCTGGAGCGCAAGCGGCTGTCGTTCGACTACCGCGCCCGCTCCACCGACGAATCGACCAAGCGCACGGTGTCGCCGCAGCGCATCACCCACTACCGCGACAACTGGTACCTGGACGCCTGGGACCACGGCCGCGACGCGGTGCGCAGCTTCGCGGTGGACCGCATCAACCACGCGCGGCTGCTCGACCAGCCGGCGCAGGACGTGGCCGACGAGGAACTGGATTCGCAGCTGGCGGCCAGCTACGGGATCTTCTCCGGCGCGCCCAAGGGCTGGGCGACGATCGTATTCAGCCCCAAGGCCGCGCGCTGGGTCGCCGACGAGCACTGGCATTCCAAGCAGCAGGGGCGCTTCCTGGCCGACGGCCGCTACGAACTGAAGGTGCCGTACAGCGTCTCGCGCGAGTTGCTGATGGACGTGCTGCACTACGGCTCGGATGCGGAAATCGTCGAGCCGCGCTCGCTGCGCGAGCAGGCCAAGGCGCTGCTGTCGCTGGCGCT